One genomic region from Evansella sp. LMS18 encodes:
- the smc gene encoding chromosome segregation protein SMC, translating into MFLKRLDLVGFKSFADRIAIDFVPGVTAVVGPNGSGKSNISDAIRWVLGEQSAKNLRGSKMEDIIFSGSDSRKPLNMAEITLVLDNEDHHLSIDYSEVAVTRRVYRSGDSEYLINKQPCRLKDIIDLFMDSGLGKEAFSIIGQGRVEEILSSKSEERRMIFEEAAGVLKYKKRKLASEKKLDDTQDNLNRVKDILHELESQVEPLKEQASAAKEYLAKKAELKEYEVGVLVKEIEDFHEQWTNEKKECEQLQQKESGLQTTVKQQEAKAERLRSDMQAIDDSVNELQEILLSTSEELEKQEGQKEVWKERKKNFAQNKEQFIQEMEDLKKQKISLKEKLDIQEEALKEYKEKADATTSLLKEKETALEKLEKNTAERLEQLKGDYIEWLNGQASARNEMRYLQEQVAKLEDKQSRLDTDNKGLLSKREDFQEKLTDLRALWEEQKQLINKKLHEYELKKRAFEKGENEYSRKESLLYEAMRHLQQLKSRKEVLEEMQNEYSGFFHGVKELLKERDREFTGIKGAVAELIDVDKKHQTALDIALGAAQQHVVVDNEQTGRKAIQFLKQRRLGRATLLPMDVIKPRSVPPHDLQGAMNQPGFIGVAKDLISYSPEYENVLSHLLGHIIIAEDMKSASSIAGTLRYRYRIVTLEGDVINPGGAMTGGSIKQKQSQILGRQNELESVTGKLDKLEAETHKLQKEVSEIKENLANLQTEMKKVQREGDQLREEERSRKSAVHELELSAENINERLKLYDLEKREFTSELREKKERSKELQALVEEAEAKTESLNKEIELLSKQEEEHKTSRETVSEEVMEIKILLAKENEQLIYAQENYNRLKQEFDTVSETLSSKENDFILLEKEMSSQTENVDTLESIITKRRQEKDQTIKLISKRRSERLSLQQEHDDLERELKENKRQLKFLSSVLHETEVKVNRLDVDLDNRLNKLQGEYELSYDGAKNDFPLPVPLEEARKKVKLIKMSIEELGTVNTGAIEEYERVKDRYEFLLKQKEDLEEAKNTLHQIISEMDEEMTRRFKETFEQIQSHFHVVFKKLFGGGQADLKLTDPENLLTTGVDIVAQPPGKKLQNLALLSGGERALTAIALLFAILKVRPVPFCVLDEVEAALDEANVARFAQYLKAFSKETQFIVVTHRKGTMEEADVLYGVTMQESGVSKLMSVRLEESEELVGAD; encoded by the coding sequence GTGTTTTTAAAAAGACTCGACCTTGTCGGTTTTAAATCCTTTGCCGACAGAATCGCAATAGATTTTGTCCCGGGTGTCACTGCTGTAGTAGGTCCGAATGGGAGCGGTAAAAGTAATATTTCCGATGCGATACGCTGGGTTCTTGGCGAACAGTCGGCGAAAAACCTTCGGGGTTCGAAAATGGAAGACATTATTTTTTCAGGAAGCGACAGCCGTAAGCCGCTTAATATGGCTGAAATTACTCTTGTACTTGATAACGAGGACCATCATCTTTCTATCGATTACAGTGAGGTTGCGGTAACCCGCAGAGTATACAGGTCCGGAGACAGCGAATATTTAATTAACAAGCAGCCATGCAGACTTAAAGATATCATCGATCTGTTTATGGATTCAGGCCTTGGGAAAGAAGCTTTTTCGATCATTGGGCAGGGCCGGGTTGAAGAAATACTCAGCAGTAAGTCTGAAGAGCGGCGCATGATTTTTGAAGAAGCCGCAGGTGTGCTTAAATATAAAAAAAGAAAACTGGCTTCCGAAAAGAAGCTCGATGATACACAGGATAACCTCAACCGCGTGAAAGATATATTACATGAACTGGAGTCACAGGTTGAACCGCTTAAAGAACAGGCATCTGCCGCTAAAGAATACCTTGCTAAAAAAGCGGAATTAAAAGAGTACGAAGTAGGTGTACTTGTAAAGGAAATTGAAGATTTCCACGAGCAGTGGACAAATGAGAAGAAAGAATGTGAACAACTCCAGCAGAAGGAGAGCGGTTTGCAGACCACTGTGAAACAGCAGGAAGCAAAAGCGGAACGGCTCCGGTCGGATATGCAGGCCATTGATGACTCTGTAAATGAACTTCAGGAGATTCTTCTTTCCACGAGTGAGGAACTGGAAAAACAGGAAGGGCAGAAAGAAGTATGGAAAGAACGGAAAAAGAACTTTGCACAGAACAAAGAACAATTCATACAGGAAATGGAAGATCTGAAAAAACAAAAAATCAGCCTTAAAGAGAAGCTTGACATTCAGGAAGAAGCTTTGAAGGAATATAAGGAAAAGGCAGACGCCACCACCTCACTGCTGAAAGAGAAAGAAACTGCTCTTGAAAAGCTTGAAAAAAATACAGCGGAGCGGCTTGAGCAGCTGAAAGGTGATTATATTGAATGGCTTAACGGGCAGGCCTCTGCAAGAAATGAGATGCGTTATCTCCAGGAGCAAGTTGCTAAGCTGGAGGACAAGCAGTCCCGGCTGGATACGGATAATAAAGGGCTTTTAAGCAAAAGAGAAGATTTCCAGGAAAAACTGACGGATTTACGTGCTTTGTGGGAAGAGCAAAAGCAGCTGATAAATAAAAAACTGCATGAATATGAACTGAAGAAAAGAGCTTTTGAGAAAGGGGAGAATGAGTATTCAAGAAAAGAATCTCTCCTTTATGAAGCAATGCGCCACTTGCAGCAGCTGAAATCGAGAAAAGAAGTTCTTGAGGAAATGCAAAATGAGTATTCCGGGTTTTTCCATGGAGTAAAGGAACTGCTGAAGGAAAGAGACAGGGAATTTACCGGAATAAAAGGCGCGGTTGCGGAGCTTATCGACGTGGATAAAAAACACCAGACAGCGCTGGACATTGCATTAGGTGCAGCCCAGCAGCATGTTGTAGTGGATAATGAACAGACCGGACGAAAAGCGATACAGTTTCTGAAACAGAGGCGTCTCGGCAGGGCGACCTTGCTGCCTATGGATGTTATAAAGCCAAGGAGCGTCCCTCCTCACGATCTTCAGGGAGCGATGAATCAGCCTGGGTTTATAGGGGTGGCAAAAGACTTAATAAGCTACTCACCGGAATATGAGAATGTTCTCTCCCACTTACTGGGCCATATTATCATTGCTGAGGATATGAAATCCGCCAGTTCAATCGCAGGAACACTCCGGTACAGATACAGAATTGTTACACTGGAGGGAGATGTCATCAATCCTGGAGGAGCCATGACCGGGGGGAGCATTAAACAGAAGCAAAGCCAGATTCTTGGCCGTCAGAACGAACTTGAGAGTGTGACTGGAAAACTGGATAAACTTGAAGCAGAGACACATAAACTGCAAAAGGAAGTCTCGGAAATAAAAGAGAACCTGGCGAACCTCCAGACTGAGATGAAGAAGGTTCAGAGAGAAGGAGACCAGCTCAGGGAAGAGGAACGAAGCAGAAAATCTGCCGTTCATGAACTTGAATTGTCTGCGGAAAATATAAACGAAAGACTTAAATTGTATGACCTGGAAAAAAGGGAATTTACTTCCGAACTGAGGGAAAAGAAGGAACGGAGCAAAGAACTGCAGGCGTTGGTGGAAGAAGCAGAGGCAAAAACAGAAAGCCTTAATAAGGAAATCGAACTGCTCTCCAAGCAGGAGGAAGAACACAAAACCTCAAGGGAAACAGTTTCTGAAGAGGTTATGGAAATAAAAATCCTTCTTGCTAAGGAAAACGAGCAGCTTATCTATGCACAAGAGAACTATAACAGGCTGAAACAGGAATTTGACACGGTTTCTGAAACACTGTCCTCCAAGGAAAATGATTTTATCCTTCTTGAAAAAGAAATGTCTTCCCAGACGGAGAATGTGGACACCCTGGAGTCGATCATCACTAAAAGAAGGCAGGAAAAGGACCAGACGATTAAATTGATTTCAAAAAGGCGCTCTGAAAGGCTTTCTCTTCAGCAGGAACACGACGACCTGGAAAGGGAGCTTAAAGAAAATAAACGGCAGCTGAAGTTTCTTTCCTCGGTTCTCCATGAAACAGAAGTAAAGGTGAACCGTCTGGATGTTGATCTTGACAATCGGCTCAACAAGCTTCAGGGAGAATACGAGTTATCTTACGATGGCGCTAAAAACGACTTTCCTTTGCCGGTGCCTCTTGAGGAAGCGAGGAAAAAAGTAAAACTTATTAAAATGTCCATCGAAGAGCTGGGGACAGTTAATACAGGTGCAATCGAAGAATATGAACGGGTGAAAGACCGTTATGAATTTCTCCTGAAGCAAAAAGAAGATTTGGAAGAAGCAAAAAATACACTGCATCAGATCATATCGGAAATGGATGAAGAGATGACAAGAAGGTTCAAGGAAACCTTCGAGCAAATCCAGTCCCATTTCCATGTCGTTTTTAAAAAGCTGTTCGGGGGCGGGCAGGCTGACCTGAAGCTGACTGACCCGGAAAACCTGCTGACAACAGGAGTTGACATAGTCGCTCAGCCTCCTGGAAAAAAACTGCAGAATCTGGCACTCTTATCAGGCGGGGAACGTGCATTAACCGCGATTGCTCTCTTGTTTGCCATTCTAAAAGTAAGACCAGTGCCTTTCTGTGTCCTCGATGAGGTGGAAGCGGCACTTGATGAAGCGAATGTAGCCCGTTTCGCCCAGTATTTAAAAGCTTTCAGCAAGGAGACGCAGTTTATCGTCGTCACACACAGAAAGGGAACTATGGAAGAAGCTGATGTCCTGTACGGGGTGACTATGCAGGAGTCCGGCGTCTCAAAACTGATGTCAGTCCGGCTGGAAGAAAGTGAAGAATTAGTTGGGGCTGATTAA
- a CDS encoding DUF1128 domain-containing protein has product MSTKEKNRENLDLMIEDIKSQLQIVNGGAMKAEHYSLDRFEDIEELHTMVMKKSNFSVSEMDAIVSELGSLRDK; this is encoded by the coding sequence ATGAGCACGAAAGAAAAAAACCGTGAGAACCTGGACTTAATGATTGAAGATATAAAAAGCCAGCTCCAGATTGTAAATGGCGGCGCTATGAAAGCGGAACACTATTCCCTTGACCGGTTTGAGGATATTGAAGAACTTCATACAATGGTAATGAAAAAGAGCAACTTCAGTGTCAGTGAAATGGATGCCATCGTTTCAGAGTTAGGCAGCCTCCGGGATAAATAA
- a CDS encoding DinB family protein gives MIDFFRYNWQVRDEWFEWCRQLTPEQLSEQRTGGQGSILFTLFHIIDVEYSWIRAVKGEEDIKEDFADYDTVEKVRALSDRWRREIEDFLTSYSDFSSKDEVYAPWLNMKFPAKEVFPHIISHEIHHAGQLSVWARELNLKPVSANFIGRGFKQT, from the coding sequence ATGATCGATTTTTTTCGATATAACTGGCAGGTAAGGGATGAATGGTTTGAATGGTGCCGGCAGCTTACCCCGGAACAGCTCTCAGAACAGAGGACGGGAGGGCAGGGAAGTATATTATTTACGCTTTTTCACATTATTGATGTTGAATACAGCTGGATCCGGGCCGTAAAAGGGGAGGAAGATATTAAGGAAGATTTTGCAGACTACGATACAGTCGAAAAAGTAAGGGCCCTTTCAGACAGGTGGAGAAGGGAAATAGAAGACTTTTTAACAAGCTACAGTGATTTTTCCAGCAAAGATGAGGTCTATGCGCCCTGGCTTAATATGAAATTTCCGGCGAAGGAGGTTTTCCCCCACATTATCAGTCACGAAATACATCATGCCGGTCAGCTTTCTGTATGGGCAAGGGAATTAAATTTAAAGCCGGTATCTGCTAATTTTATAGGAAGAGGTTTTAAACAGACATAA
- a CDS encoding nucleotidyltransferase family protein: MIRNEADIIFLIKQDSWMMRVLRAAQKLDLPDWWISAGFVRSKIWDVQHGYQTRTPLPDIDVIYFDEDCTVEAKEKEYESRLRNLLPDTPWSVKNQARMHVLNGFPPYISSQDGIAKFPETATALGVKLDIAGNILLTAPHGADDAIDMVLKPSPFYESAPERLNIFERRVRAKNWRDIWPEVKMSVWQKEK, translated from the coding sequence ATGATAAGAAATGAAGCTGACATTATCTTCCTGATAAAACAAGACAGCTGGATGATGCGTGTATTACGTGCTGCCCAAAAACTGGACCTGCCGGACTGGTGGATTTCAGCAGGGTTTGTCCGTTCGAAAATCTGGGATGTGCAGCATGGGTATCAAACCAGGACTCCGCTTCCTGATATTGATGTGATTTATTTTGACGAAGACTGTACAGTTGAAGCAAAGGAAAAGGAATATGAATCCCGCTTGCGGAATTTACTGCCTGATACTCCCTGGTCTGTGAAAAATCAGGCGAGGATGCATGTCCTGAATGGGTTTCCGCCGTACATATCTTCTCAAGACGGAATTGCTAAATTCCCTGAAACAGCTACCGCATTAGGGGTGAAACTGGACATCGCCGGTAATATTTTGCTTACAGCTCCCCACGGCGCAGATGATGCGATTGATATGGTGTTGAAGCCCAGTCCCTTTTATGAATCAGCTCCTGAAAGGTTAAATATCTTTGAACGGAGAGTTAGAGCAAAGAACTGGAGAGACATATGGCCGGAAGTAAAAATGTCTGTATGGCAAAAGGAGAAGTGA